The following nucleotide sequence is from Streptomyces sp. HUAS CB01.
CTTGATCGCGGCTGCGGACGAATTGATCGGCACACCAGAGGGGAACGAGTGACAGTGGTCGACATCGATGCAGTGCGGGACTGGCTGGGGCGACTTCCAGGCGGATCGTTGGTCGAGCAGTACGTCGACGACTGGGACGCGTTCGAGAAGCTGGACAGACCGGTAGTGACCCTCTTCGGGTCCTACAACACCGGCAAGAGTTCCCTGCTCCGCCGGTTGCTCGTCGATTCGGGCGGCGATGTCCCCGGCTGGCTCACGATCAGCGCACGCCACGAAACCTTCGAGGTCAACGACGCCGAGGTCGGTGGGTGCATCATCCGCGATACTCCCGGATTCGCGGTGGATGCGTCCGACATTCGTGCACAGAACAATTCGCGCCGAGCGATGGCGGCGGCCGGACTCACGGACGTCTGCATCGTGGTACTGACTCCGCAGTTGGCGACCGCCGAACGCGACGTGCTTCACAAGCTGTTCACGCAGGGATGGCCGGTGGGGGCGATGTGGTTCGTCATCTCGCGGTTCGATGAGGCGGGTGTGGACGCAGGGTACGACCTCGCGGAGTACCGGCAACTGAGTGATCGCAAGGTCCGCGAGTTGCGGCAACTGTTTGAATTGGACGACAGGACACAGATATTCGTTGTCTCGCAGGACCCGTTCCAGACGGCCGGGCCGGACACAGATCTCAGCCGAGAGACCTGGGATGACTTCCGTGGCTGGGACGGCATGAGGGACCTCGCGGATGCTTTCGAGGCGGTGTCCCCGTCGGCACTGCCCGGATGGCGGCATGCGGCCGGGCAACGGTACTGGACAGCGGTCCTGGACGAAACCGTGACCGAACTGCGGAGGCAACTGTCGGACTACACGGCACGTGCCGAAGTAGCTGCCAGTGGCGTCGCTCGCCGCGACGTATGGGGGAGCGAACTCGACACTCTCGATCGGGCCGCCCAAGCCAGCCTCGACGGTCTCGTCGAGGAGGTGATGCGGCGGTCGTGGGAGCCGAGTTCCGGCGCCGATGAACTTCAGGCCGAGATTCAGCGCACGCTCGACGAGTGGTTCACCAAGCACGAGGTCCGCCTCCAGCGGTTGCAGCAGTCGATCCGCAAGACCAAGGAGCGAGAGCGCGCCCGACCTTCCTGGGCCGGCTTTGCTTCGCTGGTCGCGACACTCGGGTCCGGGGAGGATGCCTCCACGACCCCGGCAGGGCCCGGCGGTGCCGCAGAACATGTCGAGACGGTCGGGACCATGGTGATCGGTATGTTGAAGGCCGCGAACAACGCACCCGGGCCGATCGCAGGCGGGAAGGCCGGTTCGGCGAAGGCGGCTCGGGACCTGGGACGGCCCATCGGCATCGCCGAAGCTGCGCTTCCCCTTGCCGTCTACCTGGCGAAAGTCGTCGATGAGCAGAGAACGGATCGCGCGCGCCAGAACCAGGACAAGGTGGCGGCCGAGAAGCGACAACAAGCCGTCACTGAGTGCACGCAGCGCACTCGCGACACCTGGCAGCCGTTCGTCGACGACGTGCGTGAAGCGATCGTCGCGGAGACGAGAGACCAGGTCGACCTCGACGCGAGCCTGCGCCAACTCGTCGAGCAACTGCAAGAAGCTGTGGCGGAAGGCGAGGGTCTCTTTCGAGCGGGTACCGTGCCGCTGCTCGAGTCAGACGCGTAAGCGAGTCGGGCCACTGCGGCCCGACTTCAGGGAACAGGTCATTAGCGGGTCTTCGAAGTTGGTGGGGGTGCGGCACGCGGGATGCTCCTCCGCGTCGGACCCCCGCCGCTCCAGGAAGCGAATTACGTGCCGCGCTGGTAGAGCCAGATGGCGTGATCCAGTTCCCAGGGAGTGCAGCCGATGATCTGCGCTGCAGCAGTCAGCAGTGTGCGGGCCTCAGACACGCCCATAGGACGCTTCAGAACGTGGGCCACCCAGTTCAGAACCATACGGTCCGGCTTGATGCCCGTGTCGTCGCCGGCGAGCATCCACAAGTAGCTGAGCCGGACCCCGTGGGCGCCATGGCCCGGCACCTGGGCCAGCGCCTTCTCAACCCTGGCGAGGCGATTGTCGTCGGCAAGCAGCTTCTCAACGTCGATGAGGAGATCCACGCCATGGTCCACGAGGATCCGCGCATAGTCCACGGCCGCCTCGACCTTGAGGATCCCGCCCCTCGGAGACGTGCGCCCATAGTTGTCGAGGACGGCGGCCAGGGCGTCCATGTCCGCAGCACACTCCGCGAACCGGGACAGCGGCTCCTCTTCACCCGGGTGCTCGGTGCCGCGCGGGTACAGCCGTTGCTCAAGTCCCACATGATCGGCGTATCTGTGACACACGTTCACGACGCCTGCGTAATGGGCGTTGATCGAGAAGACCGCGTCGAGCACACACAGCGATAGATGAGCCCACCGCTTCAGCCCGGACTCCGGTCCGCACCGGACGATGTCCAGCCTCTTGGCGGCCATGACGACCACCTTGATGTCCTGTTCCTCCACGTTGCTCCCCCTGGTCAGTTCCCCTACCGGTGCCGGCCGACTCGTCCGGCACTTCACGGCGGCGTGTCATGCACTCGCGCGGACCGGGAGCCAGTCTCGACTGAGCCCTCTACACCGCCCGCGCCCTGTACCAGGCGTGCGGACAGCGACGGCTACGCCCCCGAGCAGCAGCGCCGAGGAACGCCCGCTCCGCACGCGGCTTCGCGGAAGACGGTGCCTGCCGTGCCGGACCGCAGAACGCGGAACCTGCCGCACGTCGGCAGGACAGTTGAATCCCCATTGGGTGCGATGTGATCGGTCACGGCTATCCGCCTGTCGGGCGATGGCTTCGATGACGCAGCCTGAAGGCACCCCAGAGCTGAGTGACGCATCCTGCCGCAAAAAAGAAGGAGCCGGCCCGAAGCTCGGTTTCCTCGAACGCGAGGGCGTACGCAAGGAGTATGCCAAGAAACAAGGCGGCACTCGTCACCACGTTGTACACGACGCGAAGCGCCCGATGCCGGCACGCCTCGGGCGTCTCCAACACGAGGCTCGTCACAACAACGAGCATCAGCACGCACACGGCACTTGTTATCCCGATGGGCGTTTCGAACGGGTAGTACGTGCTTCCTGGATCCTCCGCATACGCTCCCGGAATAAAGTGGGTGGGCAGGACCATCGCCATTGTCATGGCGACAGCTCCAGACACAAAAGGCGCGACAAGCCTGCGGTTCGCAGAAGCGGCCTGCGCGAGTTTCGGTTCGCGTGCTCCCTTGTGCTGGCGCCCGTTCAGGAGGCCGTTCCTCGGCAGATTTCCAGTCCCGCGCTCCGCTGTCACCGTGGCGGTGACGTGCACGAGGAGGTTGCCGACGGCGGTTTGGAGCTTCACCACTCCGGTGTAGCTGCCGGCGGATGCCGTAGCGTCGAGGGAGAGCGTCAGGCCCTCGGGCAGATACCGCACACGCAACCAAGGCTCCGCTATCGCCTCCAGCGTGCCGCGGACAACGGGTGGCCCGTCGACTGGGAGCAGTACGGCCGGGCCGGGAGTGCCCGCCGTCGAGCTCCCCAGGTCAAGTTGGGTGGTGGAGACCTGTGGCTGGATAGCGGCCCAGGCGTTCTCGGCGGCCTCAGAGACACGGCGGCTGTCGTCCTGGCGGAGCTCGGCCAGTCTTGCGCAGGCAGTACGGGCAAGTGCCATGTTCGGCCCCCGGGCGATGGCTCCCAGGTCGGTCACAGCCCACAGCCTTCGCTCACGCTCGGGGGATACGACGGCAGCGGCGAGATCCGAAGGCAACGCGGCAGGCTGGGCAGCGCGGCGTGGGGCCTTGCCGATCGAGAGGTCGCCCTGAGCCCCGAACATCCACAGCTGCGGATTCTGGTGCGGTGTGATCCGGCGGATCCGCTGGCTGATGTATTCCGCCAGCTCCGACAGCCCGATCTCGCCGTCTCCGTTCAGATCTGCCGCACCAGTACGCATGCCCTCGACCAGCGCCCCGGTGAACAGTGAGGGGCCCGGTCGGCCTTCTTCGGTCAAAGATCGTGCACCTTCACTTGCCACGAGCCGGTCGCCCTCGAACGCATACTCCACGGCGCTGGACGCGGTGAGTACTGCTCTTCCGCGTTCCCCGATCGTGCGCTCCAGCCCGGTGAAGCTGTCCTGGACATGCGCCTGGGCATCCGCGCGGCTGAACATCCCACGCTCGAACGCACCGGCATAACAGCAGTCCAGCATGAGTGCCACCCTCTGCGCCCGGGTTGACATCATCAACCCGCTGACGTAATCCGCGGGAACCGCGGTCGAAGCGAGCCGGTCACGCCTCGTGTCGGTGGCAGCCAGGTAGAGTTTGCCGCCCGGGTTCTTAAGCCCATGGCACGCGACGTGTACTAGCAGCGTGTCATGCAGCGACCGGTCGGCGAAGAAGTCCTCCGTCTTCCTCCTGAGTTCGTAAGAGTCGGGGTTCTTCACAACGGTCACTTCAAACCCGCCGACGGCTGGTTCTCCCAGTACCTCGACCAGTTCGTCCGCGTCGTGGCCCGGCGCCTTGAGACTCCTCAGTCCCTGGTCACTGTAGGTTTCGATGGCGACGATGAGTGCGTAGCGCCCATGAGGAATAGTCACCGCCTCTGCCTAGGCCCCCGGCATGGACGGGTTCTGCCGGGACCGGTTCTCCACGGACTGTTCCCCCGATGTGACGATGGAGCGATCAACCATGACGGCGCCCAGCCACGCGTCGGTCAGGCGCCGCTGATCGGCCCGACTCACCCCGGTCAGCTCCAGCCGTCGGCCATCGATCTCCAGAGTCGCGCTGCGGCCTCCCGTCCGTTCCAACCATGACTGGACGACCCCCACGAGTCCTTCCAGGAGTGGCAGGCTCGGCGCCAGCACCACAAGGAGCGCTCCGACTGCCTCCGCCACACCAGCACGGCTTCCTTCCGGCGCCGGCCCCGCCTCCGCCTGCTCCACACGATCGATGTCAAGAGCGAGCAGATCCTCCTGCAGTGCCTCCAGCAGCAATTGCAGTGCTTCCGCATCCGCCGCGTCCTCGCCCCTTCCGGACGCGACAAGGCTCAACCGAACAGCCATAAGCCCCCACTACCCGCGCACCAAGCCCTTCGGACACCCAGTGTGGCACTGCGATCACCCCATGTCTCAAGAACGCGTGACTGCACAAGGCCATGATGAGATCCCATCGGAACGACTTGCTTGAGGCTTTCGGTACGCTCGCCGAAGCTGGCACCGCGATCGGACCCGCCTGAGGAGGGCCAGCGAGCTCTCACAGCTCGACCACGCAGCATGCCCCGGCCTGCGCCTCCTGGATGGCGCGGTGTGGGACGCGGTGCGCGAGGACGTACTGGCCGGTCTGAGCCTGGACATGCCTGTCACCGAGCACCTGGCGGAGCTGGTGTGGGCCCTGGACGCGGGCTGGAAGCAGATGGCCGAACGCCTGGAGGCGGCGGGCAAGGACGCGAAGGTGTCGCTCGATGTCCTCCCGAACGGCCGCGTGAAACTGAACGTGGAGAAGATCGGCGCGCTCGGAGAGCCGAAATCCCTGGCCTGGCTGCGCAAGCGGGTCGAGAAGATGCTCCCGAAGATCGACCTGCCGGACCTGCTCTTCGAGGTCTACTCCTGGACCGGGTTCCTCGACGCCTTCGTCCACCTCGGAGACGGCACCACCCGCATGAAGGACCTCACCACCTCGGTCGTCGCGCTCCTTGTGAGCGAGGCGTGCAACATTGGCATGACTCCGGTCACCAGCCCCGGCCACGAGGCTCTCACCCGCTCCCGCCTGGTCCACGTCGACCAGTTCTACCTCCGGGGCGACACCATCGCCGCGGCGAACGCCAAGCTGATCGAAGCCCAGTCTCAGGTGCCGATCGTGGCGTACTGGGGCGACGGCCTGCTGGCCTCGGTCGACGGGCTGCGTTCGTCGTCCCGGTACGGACCATCAGCGCGGCACCGTCGCCGAAGTACTTCGGGTTCAAGCGCGGCATCACCTGGCTCAACGCCGTCAACGACCAGGTCGCCGGGATCGGGCAGATGGTCGTCCCCGGAACGCCGCGCGACTCCCTGCACATTTTGGACGCGCTGCTGAACCTGGACGGCGGGCGCAAGCCGGAGATGGTGGCCACCGACAACGCCTCCTACTCCGACATCGTGTTCGGGATCTTCAGGATCCTGGGCTACAACTTCAGCCCCCGCTTCAAGGACCTGGACGACCAGAGGTTCTGGCGGGCGACGATGCCCGGGGTGAGACGGGGACGTACGGGGTGCTGGAGCCGCTCGCCCGCAACCGGGTCAACCTGAAGAAGATCGAGACGTGGTGGCCGGACATGCTCCGCGTCGCCGGTTCCCTGGTCACCAACCAGGTCAGGGCGTACGACCTGCTGCGGATGTTCGGCCGTGAGGGCCACCCCACGCCGCTGGGGCAGGCGTTCGCGGAGTACGGGCGGATCGCCAAGACCGAGCACCTGCTGCGGATGGTCGACCCGGTCGACGACACCTACCGCCGCCAGATGAACCGCCAGCTCACCGTGAAGGAGTCCCGCCACAAGCTGGCCCGGGACGTGTGTCACGGCAAGCGCGGCGCCATCCACCAGGCGTACCGCGAGGGGATGGAGGACCAGCTCGGCGCGCTCGGCCTGGTCCTCAACGCCATCGTGCTGTGGACGACGCGGTACATCGACGCAGCCGTCGCCCAGCTACGCGCCAAGGGCCACGAGATCCGGGACGAGGACATCGCCCGGCTCTCCCCGCTCAAGCACCGCAACCTCAACGTGCTCGGCCGCTACAGCTTCACCGCCTCGACCCCGGCCGGTGGCGGCCTGCGGCCCCTGCGCGACCCGGATGTCGCCGGGCTCGACGAGGGCGACGAGGAGTAGACGAGACCTTGGCGACTCCCCGGAAGCAGCATTGTCGCCCGGGGTGAGGGCTGGCCAGGGGAGGGTCCTTCCGGAGCCGAAACTGGGGCCTCGGGGGGCGCTGGTAAGGGTGCCGTCCCAGCCCTCGATGGGGCCGCGGCCGCACTCCGGCGCCGGTTCACGACCCCTGGGCCGACTGCTTCCGGATAGTCGCTCACGCGTCCGCCTGCGGCATCGGAGAAATGCCTCTGACCTGGTGTTTTCCTGGGATCTATCTAACCTGGGAGGTCTGCTCGACATCGTCGGAGGGGACACCGTGAGCGAGGAAGACACCAGGTACGACGCCAGCCACATCCAGGTGTTGGAGGGGTGGGAAGCAGTTCGGAAGCGGCCCGGGATGTACGTCGGCTCGACAAGTGAACGCGGCCTGCGTCAGATGGTGTTCGAGGTCGCGGACCGGGCGGTGAACGATGTTCTGGCCGGCCGTGCCGCCTCCGTCGACATCACTCTGACGCCCGACGGCGGCGTGTGCGTCGCCGACGACGGGCCGGGCGTTCCCATCGACGAGACGGAGGGTACCGGCGGTCCCGGGCTCGAAGCCCTGCTCACCCGAATTCAGGTCGGGGCGGGTACCGGAGACCGTCACGACGTGACGCTTGGCTTCTGTGGCGTGGGGCCCGGCGTCGTCAATGCCCTGTCGCGCCGGATGACGGCCGAGGTACGCCGCGAGGGAGTCCTATGGGTCCAGGAATACGCGCGCGGCGTGGCCGCCACCCCGCTCACCGTGGTGGGTACGGCGACCGGAAGCGGGACCGCCATTACCTTCTGGCCCGACGCCGACATCTTCGGAGCCACAGAGTTCTCGTTCGACGGACTGGAGGAACGATTCAGAGAACTGACCTTCCTGAACCAGGGCCTGGAAATCTCGCTGACCGACCTGCGCCGCCTGGGTGAGTCCCATTCGGTGCGGCTCCGCTTCCCGGGCGGGACGCGGGACTTCGTCGACTTCCTCGACGGCCGCACAGCGGCGCACGCCCCCATGGAGACCATCGCCTTCGAGCGCGAGGACGCTCGGATGGCTGGGGTGATGGAGGTGGCCTTCCGCTGGTGCAACTGCCCTGACGAGCGGGTGCAGAGCTTCGCCAACAGCCGGCCCACCATCGGCGGTACGCACACGGTGGGCTTCCGCGAGGGGATGGCGGCCGCGGTCACCGCGTACGCGCGGGAGCAGGGGCTGCCGACACCTATGGACCCCGACTTTGGCGCCGATCGGATCGGCGCGGGCCTGACGGCGGTCGTGTCGGTGAAGCTGGACCGTCCCGAGTTCGAGGGCGCCACGCGCGGTGTGCTGGGCAATTCCGAAGTGCGCAACTGTGTCGGAAAGGCCGTCCAGGACCACCTCGGCAGGTGGCTGAAGGAAGACCCGGAGCGGGCCGCAGCCGTCATCGACCAGATCGTCCAGGGTGCCCGCCGGGACTGACCAGCAACGAACCGCCCTGCTGGTTTACGAAGACGGGACCGGCAAGGCGTTGGCAGGATGCAGACGCTCGATCGGAGTTCAGAACGGCCATCCAACTGCGCGTGCGGACTCGGGACCACTCTCACAAATGTTCATCTGTGAGAGTTCTGCGAGAGTCCCCTCAGTGATCACGTTTCCGCAGGTCGCCGTTCGCAAAAGTCCTCTCGCCCGCGTATTGTGCGAGGCACTTCTGAGAGACTTCCCGGATGGATCTCACGCCCGATCGGGCCGTGTCCTGTCTCTGCCATGTCCGGGCAGTCTCGGAGATCTCCGGGCAAGTGAGCTGATGTCTCATGTCGAGCACAGGGTTGATGCCAGCCAGATGCGCCCGGCTTTGTCAGTGGCAGCGGAGTCAGCGTCAGTAGGCGGGGAGAGGTTGGCAGGCAAGGCGGCGGCTTCGACACGTCGCCGGTGAGGATGCCGTGGTCGCCCGTCCGCGCTCCACTGCGTGGGCAGCGGCGGAAACGCTACTCGCGGGCGGGCATCGCGGCGGGACGATGCCCTTCCTCTTCTCCTTCCGCTAGCAGCCATCGCAGCAGGTTGAGTCCACTCTTCCGCAGCCGCGAGCGGAACTGGCGGAACCAGCGATGGACGAGGCCGGAGAGCCGCTGAGCCTGACGCATGTACCAGGTGCAGGCCGGAAGAGCTAGGAGTGCGAAGATGCCGTACAGGGCAATTTCATTAGGAGGCACCGCGTTTCCCTTCATTGATTAATTTCCGCACGCGAAGACCGACCCGAGAGGCACGAAGATGCATTAGTCGCAGCCTGTAATGGGGCACGGACTCGGCTCGGACGCAAGAGGCCATCCCGGAACTACCGCAACTCCGGCAGGCAGGTAGAATTCGACCTCGGGTTCCGGAATTACGACCTTCGATCTTTCTCTCGTCGGGTCGTCGTCAATCATGGTCCATTCGACCCCTGTGGAACTCTTAGCGAAGATTACGCAGATTTCTCTGACAGCTCCGTCCTCTGTCGCCTGAATGCCATGCAGGTGCCTTGCTTCGCTTACGTCGGGGCCAGCGTCCCGGTATGTCGGCATCCAAGGAATCGCTTCGCCCAAAGGCCAACTGCCACCCTGCCTCACAGGTCCTGGCCATCCCGGGCGCTTGAAGGGGTACCGCATGACAGCAAGCTCCACCGCCTCAGTATTCTCGTAATTCGCAGCCGCGACATAAGCGCGATGGTAGGTCAGGTCGTTGGTCGCCAGGGTCATCCGAGCACGGCGACCCCGCTTGTCTCGGACCGTGCAATGGAGCAGCCCCCATTCCTTCACCGAAGGGGCCAGAGCGGCATATTCGCACAACTCTACATAGCTGCATACACGAATACTCTGCATCTCACGCGTCGAATAACTCGACACCTCAGAGAACTCCTTGATCTTCGGGTCCCGCAAGTCGGAGCTGAGATATCGGACCCTCTTCTCCTGCGCGGCGGGGTTGGGGGACTTGAAACGGGAGTTGCGCTTCTTCTTCGTCATGCCGTGAATATTGCCGCACTCCAGAAGGTATGTGCCACCGTGCTATATCCAGCACGGTAAAGAACGATCGCAGGTCGCTGAGCTGGGCAAACACGAGTCGAGGAGATCTGCCAGCGACCTCTGCGGGGTCAGCGCGGGCCGCAGTGCAACCTGACCGTTATCCGCGCTCCCGCAGGCGGCGGCTGGCAGCTCAGCGCGTCACTTACACCTACTCTGCGCTCAACATCTCACTATCAGTCAGGTCCGGGCGTCTGGCGGGCTGTCTCGGTCTTCTCCGCGTGCGCTGTCGTCTCTGTATCTATGGTCGTCGTGGTTCGTCGGCTTCGTAACGGAGGCCCGGATGGATGTGAACGGGGTGTCGACAGAGGACGTCGAACTGGAGTACGTCAGCGCAGTCGGGGCCCGTGAGCGGGCTTTGCTGGGGTGCCTGTGGTCGGTTCCGTTTGAGTCGGTCCGGCCCGAGCGGCGGTTCCCGGCTTTCCGGGGACAGGGCAACTGGTGCGGTTGGTACTGGTCGGCTACATGCGGCGGGCACGTCGGCTATGAGTCGTGGCTGGAGCGGGACCGGCTGATGCTGCTCGACT
It contains:
- a CDS encoding ATP-binding protein, whose product is MFSWDLSNLGGLLDIVGGDTVSEEDTRYDASHIQVLEGWEAVRKRPGMYVGSTSERGLRQMVFEVADRAVNDVLAGRAASVDITLTPDGGVCVADDGPGVPIDETEGTGGPGLEALLTRIQVGAGTGDRHDVTLGFCGVGPGVVNALSRRMTAEVRREGVLWVQEYARGVAATPLTVVGTATGSGTAITFWPDADIFGATEFSFDGLEERFRELTFLNQGLEISLTDLRRLGESHSVRLRFPGGTRDFVDFLDGRTAAHAPMETIAFEREDARMAGVMEVAFRWCNCPDERVQSFANSRPTIGGTHTVGFREGMAAAVTAYAREQGLPTPMDPDFGADRIGAGLTAVVSVKLDRPEFEGATRGVLGNSEVRNCVGKAVQDHLGRWLKEDPERAAAVIDQIVQGARRD
- a CDS encoding caspase family protein codes for the protein MTIPHGRYALIVAIETYSDQGLRSLKAPGHDADELVEVLGEPAVGGFEVTVVKNPDSYELRRKTEDFFADRSLHDTLLVHVACHGLKNPGGKLYLAATDTRRDRLASTAVPADYVSGLMMSTRAQRVALMLDCCYAGAFERGMFSRADAQAHVQDSFTGLERTIGERGRAVLTASSAVEYAFEGDRLVASEGARSLTEEGRPGPSLFTGALVEGMRTGAADLNGDGEIGLSELAEYISQRIRRITPHQNPQLWMFGAQGDLSIGKAPRRAAQPAALPSDLAAAVVSPERERRLWAVTDLGAIARGPNMALARTACARLAELRQDDSRRVSEAAENAWAAIQPQVSTTQLDLGSSTAGTPGPAVLLPVDGPPVVRGTLEAIAEPWLRVRYLPEGLTLSLDATASAGSYTGVVKLQTAVGNLLVHVTATVTAERGTGNLPRNGLLNGRQHKGAREPKLAQAASANRRLVAPFVSGAVAMTMAMVLPTHFIPGAYAEDPGSTYYPFETPIGITSAVCVLMLVVVTSLVLETPEACRHRALRVVYNVVTSAALFLGILLAYALAFEETELRAGSFFFAAGCVTQLWGAFRLRHRSHRPTGG
- a CDS encoding GTPase, encoding MVDIDAVRDWLGRLPGGSLVEQYVDDWDAFEKLDRPVVTLFGSYNTGKSSLLRRLLVDSGGDVPGWLTISARHETFEVNDAEVGGCIIRDTPGFAVDASDIRAQNNSRRAMAAAGLTDVCIVVLTPQLATAERDVLHKLFTQGWPVGAMWFVISRFDEAGVDAGYDLAEYRQLSDRKVRELRQLFELDDRTQIFVVSQDPFQTAGPDTDLSRETWDDFRGWDGMRDLADAFEAVSPSALPGWRHAAGQRYWTAVLDETVTELRRQLSDYTARAEVAASGVARRDVWGSELDTLDRAAQASLDGLVEEVMRRSWEPSSGADELQAEIQRTLDEWFTKHEVRLQRLQQSIRKTKERERARPSWAGFASLVATLGSGEDASTTPAGPGGAAEHVETVGTMVIGMLKAANNAPGPIAGGKAGSAKAARDLGRPIGIAEAALPLAVYLAKVVDEQRTDRARQNQDKVAAEKRQQAVTECTQRTRDTWQPFVDDVREAIVAETRDQVDLDASLRQLVEQLQEAVAEGEGLFRAGTVPLLESDA